A segment of the Calditrichota bacterium genome:
TGAAAACTCCGACAACGGCGTACAACATCATCGCCAATTTTCACCCGCAAAAGACCAAACGTCTGCTGCTCTGCGCGCACTGGGACTCTCGCCCCTGGGCAGATCAAGATGCGAATCCGAAAAATCACAACAAGCCTGTTCCCGGAGCCAGCGATGGCGCTTCCGGCGTGGCGGTTCTGCTGGAAATCGCACGCATTATTTCTCTCCAGCAGCCTAAATACGGCGTCGATATTGTCTTTTTTGACGCGGAAGATTTTGGCTCCTACGGCAATAATGATTCCTGGGCGCTCGGCTCTCGACAATTCGCGCAAAATCTCACTCCGCGCTACAGACCTGAATTTGGTATTTTGCTGGACATGATCGGAGATGCGGATCAGCAAATTTACATCGAAAAGAATTCCCACGATTACGCCAAAGACATTGTCGATCTCGTCTGGAAAACTGCGAAAAGGTTGGGCATCCCAGAGTTTGTCCCTGAAGTTCAATACGATGTTTACGACGATCATCTCAATTTGC
Coding sequences within it:
- a CDS encoding M28 family peptidase, with translation MTYFKFRRMIFLFFIGLLLPISVSCQHIKAPAFDGKRAFEQLKKQCDFGPRVPGTKAHLQCRDYLTETLRSLGAQVTLQPFPVKFRGLKTPTTAYNIIANFHPQKTKRLLLCAHWDSRPWADQDANPKNHNKPVPGASDGASGVAVLLEIARIISLQQPKYGVDIVFFDAEDFGSYGNNDSWALGSRQFAQNLTPRYRPEFGILLDMIGDADQQIYIEKNSHDYAKDIVDLVWKTAKRLGIPEFVPEVQYDVYDDHLNLLSAGIKCIDIIDFDYEYWHTIEDTPDKCSPQSLKNVGDVLRAILYK